The following is a genomic window from Methanobacterium aggregans.
TCTGTCCAGAGATTCAGGTTTTATCAGATACGTGGATTCCCTGAACTCGTTGAAAAGAGTTTTAGGCATATTGTATGTTCTCATATTGGCCTTTATGAAGAAATCTGTGTCCTTAACTGGCTTATAAACATTTATGAGGTAATTAAGAAGCTTTAAAAAGGTTTCTGTGTGGGGGGTGCTGTGGACGAGCGTGCCGCTGATCATTGAGTGATCCACAACCTCCGGAGCTTTGCTTAAAATCTGAAGGATTATCTGAGCCCCCAATGATATTCCCACAAGATGGGCCTTCCCACCCTTTGCCCGGGTCTTTATGAGGTCTACGATCATGTCTGCAGCACCCTCAATTGTGAATGGCTTGACATCAACGCTTTTTTCATGTTCTGGAAGGTCCGGGATGAGTAGATGGTAATCCCTGAAGGCTTCAACCTGTTCTCTCCACATCCAGCCCGCCATGCCACCACCGTGGAGGAATAGGATGGTTTCGCTGTTTTCATGGCCCATCTCTTCAACGTGCAGATTCATGAACATGGTTGGTTTTAGTTAAATTTAAGTTTTGTTTAATCTGCAG
Proteins encoded in this region:
- a CDS encoding alpha/beta fold hydrolase; this translates as MNLHVEEMGHENSETILFLHGGGMAGWMWREQVEAFRDYHLLIPDLPEHEKSVDVKPFTIEGAADMIVDLIKTRAKGGKAHLVGISLGAQIILQILSKAPEVVDHSMISGTLVHSTPHTETFLKLLNYLINVYKPVKDTDFFIKANMRTYNMPKTLFNEFRESTYLIKPESLDRILHENMLFQMPMGLNRADVPVLVMAGEKEYKVIKESAQDLMENLPNAIGITAPKLGHVWNMENPDIFNRVLRSWIKDENLPGEVSFIK